One Mycobacterium paraseoulense genomic window, CACCGGGGCGGGCGTATGGCTGGGCATCGCGTCGTTTGCGGCCGCCGGCGTGGTCGCGCTGCTGGCCTGGATGAACCGCGACCGCTCGCCGCGGGTCACCACACCCCGCGACCAGCCTCCGGGCTAACCCTGCCCGGCGGGTGACCAGTACGCCAGCATCTCGCCGAACGTCTGGAAGGCGGGCGCCGACACCCCGTAGGTCGCCTCGAGGTGGATGCTCAGCGGAAAGCCCAGCCCGGCCACCCCGTCGATCACGCGTTTGTAGAGGTCGACCATGAGCCGGCGCTTCCGGGGCGGTTCGCTGCCGGCCAGTTGCCTGACGAACTCCTGCTCGTCGGCCACCGCCGCGTTACCCGGGTCCTGAATCAGCCAGTTGATCAGGCCGACCCGGCTCTCCATCTTCGGGACGAAACCGAACGACAGCAGTATCTCCGGCCGGTGATCGGTGTTTTCGGCGAACTCGCGCAGGAATCCCACGATCGCGTCGGAATACAACAGCTGGGTCATGCCGTAGGTCGCGCCCTGGTCGCACTTGAACTCGAACCGGCCCTGCTCCCCGTCGCGGGTCGGGATCAGGATCACGCCGCGGTTGGGCACCAAGTCGCGATAGATCGACAGGGCGTCCGTCGGAGCGACGCCGGATCCCTCGCCGTCGTTCATGGTGCGCGGGACGCCGACGAAGACCACGCCCTCCATCCCGGCGCCGAGCAGATCGGTGAGCCGCTTGCGCAGCGTCGGCTCGTCGGAGAAGGCGGTGACCTGGGTGCACAGGCCATGCAGCCCCGCCAGCTCGGGCTTGACGATCGACCAGAAGTCGAGCACGTCCAGCTTGGGTTTCATCGCGATGGGACGGTCGTCGTCCTCGGCGATGATCCCGGGGATCATCACGTGCCGAAGCCGGCCGGCCAGACCGAATTCCGCCGAGTACTGCACCACCTTTCGCGCGTCCTCGAGCGCCCGCTCCCGGCCTTCGTCGGCGTTGGGCGGCACCAGCTCGAGCGCAATGGTGTTCAGTGTCACGCGGCCTCTCTCCATCCGACGACTAGTGGCTTTGGGGCGTCTCCCGGCCGCACAGCGGCGGACGGCCCCGACACCCCCGCCAGCATAGGCGTGGGGGTACCGCCCACTTACGGGGGAATAGTGAGGCAGTCGAAGCAAACGCGGTGTCCCGCCCGCGCGATGTGGGCAAGATCTCCGGTACCGCGCCGAATACACTGGTCGGGCCCGCCACACATCGAGCCACGTCGAGGGAGAAAGGGGCGCCGCGCTGAGCCCGAAAGCCCCAGCGGCAGCGGCAACCGTCGAGTTGACCGGCGCGATCACCGATCGACTTCGGCGGTATCTGCACGACCGGCGTGCCGACACCGCCTACATCGGCGGCGACTACCAGGTGCTGGTCGCAGCCCTCGAGGAATTCGTGCTCAACGGCGGCAAGCGGCTGCGGCCGGCCTTCGCCTACTGG contains:
- a CDS encoding mycobacterial-type methylenetetrahydrofolate reductase — its product is MTLNTIALELVPPNADEGRERALEDARKVVQYSAEFGLAGRLRHVMIPGIIAEDDDRPIAMKPKLDVLDFWSIVKPELAGLHGLCTQVTAFSDEPTLRKRLTDLLGAGMEGVVFVGVPRTMNDGEGSGVAPTDALSIYRDLVPNRGVILIPTRDGEQGRFEFKCDQGATYGMTQLLYSDAIVGFLREFAENTDHRPEILLSFGFVPKMESRVGLINWLIQDPGNAAVADEQEFVRQLAGSEPPRKRRLMVDLYKRVIDGVAGLGFPLSIHLEATYGVSAPAFQTFGEMLAYWSPAGQG